CCCGTACTTACGGCCTGAAGGTGGTGGAAGACGCGGCGCACGCCTTCCCCACCAGGTACAAGGGCCAGCTGGTGGGCACCCTGGGCAGCGATGTGACGGTGTTCAGCTTTTATGCCAACAAGACCATGACCACCGGCGAAGGCGGCATGGTGGTCACGCGCGACGCCGAGCTGGCGCGGCGCGTCCGGGTGATGCGCATCCACGGCATCAGCCAGGACGCCTTCCAGCGCTACACCTCGCGCAAGCCGGCCTGGTTCTACGAAGTGATCGCGGCCGGCTTCAAGTACAACCTGACCGATCTGGCGTCGGCCATGGGCATCGCGCAGCTGCACAAGATCGACCGCTTCCTGCAGCGGCGCGAATTGCTGGCCGCGCGCTACCACGAAGCGCTGCGCGGCCTGCCATTGCGCCTGCCGACGGCGGCCAGCGGCGACAGCACCCATGCCTGGCACCTGTATGTGGTGCGCCTGACAGATCACGCGCCGATCGGCCGCGATGAGCTGATCGCCCGCCTGTCCGAGCGCGGCATCGGCACCAGCGTCCACTTCATTCCGCTGCACCGCCAGCCGATCTGGCGCGACAGCTGCCGCCTCAGTCCGGCCCAGTTTCCGGCCGCCGAAGCGGCCTACCACAGCATGCTGTCCTTGCCGCTGTACACCAAGATGAGCGATGCCGACCAGCAGCGCACTATCGACAACCTGAGGGAGTTACTGTCATGATCAAGCGCATCTTCGACTTTACGGCCGCCGTGGTGGGCCTGGTGGTCCTCTCGCCCATGTTCCTGGCCATCGCGGCCTGGATCAAGCTCGATTCGCCCGGCCCCGTGTTCTTCCGCCAGCCCCGCGTGGGCAAGAATGGCGAGATGTTCGACATTGTCAAGTTCCGCACCATGTATGACGACGCCCACGACGCCCTGCTCACGGTAGGCCACGACCGCCGCATCACCAAGGCCGGGCGCTTCCTGCGCCGCCACAAGCTCGATGAATTCCCCCAGCTGTTCAACGTGGTGGCCGGCACCATGAGCCTGGTCGGCCCGCGCCCGGAAGTGCCGCGCTATGTCGACTGCTATCCGGCCGATGTGCGCGAGGTGGTGCTGTCGGTGGCGCCCGGCATCACCGACTGGGCATCGATCTACTACAAGGAGGAAAACTCCCTGCTGAGCCGCTCGTCCAACCCGGAGCAGGCTTACCTGGAAACCATCCTGCCGGCCAAGCTCAAATACAACCTGCGCTATGTCCATGAGCGCAGCTTCTGGAACGATGTGCGCATCATCTTTACCACCCTGGCCACCCTGGTGCGCTAGGCGCCAGGCGCCGGGCGGCCTCGATGCAGCTGGTCGAACTGGGCGACCTGGGCCTGACGCTGCCCACCGCCATTGCCATGACTGCCCTGCTGGCGGCCTGGCGGGCCTGGCGCATGGCCTGGTGCTGGAGCCTGCTGTTCGCGCTTGGCTTCGGAACTGTCGCCTTCAGCAAGATTGTGTTCATGGGCTGGGGCGGCGGCTGGCAGGCGCTGTGTTTCAAGGCGCTCAGCGGCCACGCCACGGGCGTTACCGCCGTGTATCCGACCCTGCTTTACCTGCTGCTGCAAGGTGGCGGTGCAAGCCTGCGCCATGGCGC
This region of Massilia sp. PAMC28688 genomic DNA includes:
- a CDS encoding DegT/DnrJ/EryC1/StrS aminotransferase family protein, with product MPDDSIKPDNTEAFLPFALPDIGDEEVAAVVECLRSGWVTTGPKTRQFEQEFAAYLGGGVETISVNSATAGLHLALEALGIGPGDEVIVPTLTFTATAEVVRYLGAQPVFVDADPDTLNFDLQAVERAIGPHTRAIIPVHYAGLACDMDAVLALARTYGLKVVEDAAHAFPTRYKGQLVGTLGSDVTVFSFYANKTMTTGEGGMVVTRDAELARRVRVMRIHGISQDAFQRYTSRKPAWFYEVIAAGFKYNLTDLASAMGIAQLHKIDRFLQRRELLAARYHEALRGLPLRLPTAASGDSTHAWHLYVVRLTDHAPIGRDELIARLSERGIGTSVHFIPLHRQPIWRDSCRLSPAQFPAAEAAYHSMLSLPLYTKMSDADQQRTIDNLRELLS
- a CDS encoding sugar transferase, producing MIKRIFDFTAAVVGLVVLSPMFLAIAAWIKLDSPGPVFFRQPRVGKNGEMFDIVKFRTMYDDAHDALLTVGHDRRITKAGRFLRRHKLDEFPQLFNVVAGTMSLVGPRPEVPRYVDCYPADVREVVLSVAPGITDWASIYYKEENSLLSRSSNPEQAYLETILPAKLKYNLRYVHERSFWNDVRIIFTTLATLVR